The Rhododendron vialii isolate Sample 1 chromosome 3a, ASM3025357v1 nucleotide sequence ttcttggcAGATCATCCAATGACAGAGGTCGAGGCAGAAGACTTCATGTTCTCAGACGAAGACATCTTATTTCTCCTAGACGACACCTGACAGCTTTATTTCGATGGAGCATCAAACCAATGTGGATATGGCATAGGGGTATTGCTAGTTTCCCTAAATGACTCTCATATTCCTCTGTCATATAAACTGAGGTTTGAAGTCAccaacaaccaagctgagtacgaagcctGTATAGCTAGAATGGAGGCAGCCCTGGAACTAGGGGCAAAAAGGGTAGAAGTCATTGGAGATTCGAACCTAGTGGTGTCCCAAGCAAGAGGAGACTGGAAGGTTAAAAAAGACATGCTAAAATTGTACCACTCTGTGCTAGAAGCTCTAATTCCACAATTCGACTTTGTTATCTTCACACACACTCCACGAGTGAGCAATAGGTTTGCAGATGCACTAGCAACAATGGCCTCTATGGTCGAGATACCCCTGGGGTTTACAATGCAGCCGCTAATGATCGAGCAAAAGGTCAAGCCAACATGTGAGTGCACTTTCACTGAGGAAGGTGAGGATGATGGAAAACCATGGTATGAGGA carries:
- the LOC131321185 gene encoding uncharacterized protein LOC131321185; protein product: MEAALELGAKRVEVIGDSNLVVSQARGDWKVKKDMLKLYHSVLEALIPQFDFVIFTHTPRVSNRFADALATMASMVEIPLGFTMQPLMIEQKVKPTCECTFTEEGEDDGKPWYEDVKKFL